The following coding sequences lie in one Sinorhizobium fredii USDA 257 genomic window:
- a CDS encoding ABC transporter ATP-binding protein — MTERDRIGVALNGVRKSFGALQVVHGIDLTIRDGDFTVFVGPSGCGKSTLLRMIAGLEEVSDGEIAIRGRDVTDLDPSERGIAMVFQSYALYPHMSVRDNLAFGLKLARTDRAEIERRVGQAAEILKIDHLLDRRPGQLSGGQRQRVAIGRAIVRKPDVFLFDEPLSNLDAELRVSMRVEIARLHRELGNTMIYVTHDQTEAMTLADQIVILRDGRIEQTGTPREVYENPVNTFVAGFIGSPRMNLLDAEWSGSGKVRVAGCEIEARLDSLRAGERIVFGMRPEHTRIVAGGPDAVQATVEFTEYLGGTRYVYCRLGDAQNVVVELREGDDIPSGSTVWLSVPSERRRYFDATGARVG, encoded by the coding sequence ATGACGGAACGGGATAGGATCGGTGTGGCACTCAACGGAGTGCGCAAGAGCTTCGGCGCGCTGCAGGTCGTTCACGGCATCGATCTGACGATCAGGGACGGCGATTTCACCGTGTTCGTCGGTCCGTCGGGCTGCGGAAAATCGACGCTGTTGCGCATGATCGCCGGGCTCGAGGAGGTAAGCGACGGGGAAATCGCCATCAGGGGGCGCGATGTTACGGATCTCGACCCCTCCGAGCGCGGCATCGCCATGGTCTTCCAGTCCTATGCGCTTTATCCGCATATGAGCGTGCGCGACAACCTCGCATTCGGACTGAAGTTGGCGCGGACCGACCGCGCGGAAATCGAGCGGCGCGTCGGGCAAGCCGCCGAAATCCTCAAGATCGATCACCTGCTCGACCGGCGGCCGGGCCAATTGTCGGGCGGCCAGCGCCAACGCGTGGCAATCGGCCGGGCGATCGTCCGCAAGCCTGACGTCTTCCTGTTCGACGAGCCGCTCTCAAACCTAGATGCCGAACTGCGCGTCTCGATGCGTGTCGAGATCGCCCGGCTGCATCGCGAACTCGGCAACACGATGATCTATGTGACGCATGACCAGACGGAGGCGATGACGCTCGCCGACCAGATCGTCATCCTGCGTGACGGGAGGATCGAGCAGACCGGCACGCCGCGCGAGGTCTACGAGAACCCCGTCAACACCTTCGTCGCCGGCTTCATCGGCTCGCCACGCATGAACCTCTTGGATGCAGAATGGAGCGGCTCGGGAAAGGTGCGGGTTGCCGGCTGTGAGATCGAGGCCCGCCTGGACTCGCTTCGAGCCGGCGAACGGATCGTCTTCGGCATGCGGCCCGAACATACCCGGATCGTCGCCGGCGGACCTGATGCGGTGCAGGCGACCGTGGAGTTCACCGAATATCTCGGGGGCACGCGCTATGTCTATTGCAGGCTCGGCGATGCGCAGAATGTCGTGGTGGAATTGCGGGAAGGCGACGACATTCCGTCAGGATCGACGGTATGGCTGTCGGTGCCCTCCGAGCGTAGGCGGTATTTCGACGCCACGGGCGCGCGGGTCGGTTAA
- a CDS encoding LuxR C-terminal-related transcriptional regulator: MNSPSPEDGGGAPTKPAHEGTGDEPRATETEARSPQERHLVIIDGRALWRDSLARNIAADNPGWSILTFESSEVWRRQREEDTPPAAILLNIADKRIDDPAVEQEITILASEFAPAPVIVLSDRDDLTQIVKALECGAKGYIPSSVGVDVCIEAISLSLAGGIFVPARSVFAMRHLFEPGGAAERPLAGLFTERQAEVVEALRRGKANKVIAYELNLRESTVKVHVRNIMKKIKAANRTEVAYKINDLLPDYPSVEKPSSTAGVDPDKRRRD, translated from the coding sequence ATGAACTCACCGAGCCCGGAAGATGGCGGCGGAGCCCCAACCAAGCCTGCTCACGAGGGCACTGGCGACGAACCCCGCGCTACGGAAACAGAAGCGCGGTCGCCGCAAGAGCGGCACCTTGTCATCATCGACGGGCGAGCTCTCTGGCGCGACAGCCTGGCGCGAAACATCGCCGCCGACAATCCCGGCTGGTCTATTCTGACGTTCGAGTCCTCCGAGGTATGGAGGCGGCAACGCGAGGAAGACACGCCGCCGGCGGCAATCCTGTTGAACATTGCGGACAAGAGGATCGATGATCCGGCTGTTGAACAAGAAATCACGATACTCGCATCCGAGTTCGCTCCGGCTCCGGTGATCGTCCTGTCGGACAGGGACGATCTGACACAGATCGTGAAAGCACTGGAATGCGGAGCAAAGGGGTATATTCCTTCTTCTGTGGGCGTGGATGTCTGTATCGAGGCCATCTCGCTTTCGCTCGCGGGCGGCATCTTCGTTCCGGCGAGAAGTGTGTTCGCGATGCGTCACCTGTTTGAACCCGGGGGCGCCGCCGAGCGGCCACTGGCTGGTTTGTTCACCGAGCGCCAGGCGGAGGTGGTGGAGGCGCTGCGGCGTGGAAAGGCGAACAAGGTCATCGCTTACGAGCTCAACCTTCGGGAAAGTACGGTAAAGGTTCACGTCCGCAATATCATGAAGAAGATCAAGGCGGCCAATAGGACCGAGGTCGCCTACAAGATCAACGATCTACTCCCCGATTATCCCTCGGTCGAGAAACCGTCGAGCACTGCCGGTGTTGATCCCGACAAGAGGCGCCGCGACTAG
- a CDS encoding LacI family DNA-binding transcriptional regulator — MTIHDLARVAGVSVSTVSKALNDNGRMAAETRARIKRMAAEIGFRPNALARGLLSSRSFTIGLLTNDTYGRFTLPVMAGVSEALVDHGVSVFLCAIEDDPALGKVHVDAMLDKQVDGIIATGKRIDRSLPVDLAGLPVPVVYAFTAGAPESVTFTADDAHGAALAAAWLKKIGRRSLVHITGPEDFVSVRERACAFAKEAGGDAPVLYGVWSERWGHEAIAELWNAGERLPDGIFCGNDQIARGVIDALRERGVKVPDDVSVIGFDNWEILAEQTRPPLTTIDMNLKELGREAGLMVLALAEGRTAQPGLRKLPCKLVVRQSCGGAGTPA; from the coding sequence GTGACGATTCACGATCTGGCGCGAGTGGCGGGCGTCAGCGTCTCGACAGTGTCGAAGGCGTTGAACGACAACGGCCGCATGGCCGCCGAGACGCGGGCGCGGATCAAACGGATGGCCGCCGAAATCGGCTTCCGGCCGAACGCGCTGGCGCGGGGGCTGCTCTCCAGCCGGTCGTTCACCATCGGTCTCCTAACCAATGACACCTATGGCCGTTTCACCCTGCCCGTCATGGCGGGGGTTTCGGAGGCGTTGGTCGACCACGGCGTCTCGGTCTTCCTCTGTGCAATCGAAGACGATCCCGCCCTCGGCAAGGTCCATGTCGATGCCATGCTGGACAAGCAGGTGGACGGCATCATCGCGACAGGCAAGCGGATCGACAGGTCTCTCCCGGTCGATCTCGCTGGCCTGCCGGTGCCAGTCGTCTATGCCTTTACTGCCGGGGCGCCGGAAAGCGTGACATTCACGGCCGACGATGCCCACGGCGCGGCTCTTGCCGCGGCCTGGCTCAAGAAGATCGGCCGTCGCAGCCTGGTGCATATCACCGGGCCTGAGGATTTCGTTTCCGTGCGCGAGCGCGCCTGCGCCTTCGCGAAGGAGGCGGGCGGGGATGCGCCCGTCCTTTACGGCGTCTGGTCCGAGCGCTGGGGCCACGAGGCCATCGCCGAACTGTGGAACGCCGGTGAAAGGCTGCCGGACGGCATCTTCTGCGGTAACGACCAGATTGCTCGCGGCGTGATCGACGCGCTTCGAGAGCGCGGCGTCAAGGTCCCGGACGACGTCTCCGTCATCGGCTTCGACAATTGGGAAATCCTTGCCGAGCAGACGCGCCCGCCCCTGACGACGATCGACATGAATTTGAAGGAACTCGGCAGGGAGGCCGGGTTGATGGTGCTTGCCCTTGCAGAGGGTAGGACGGCCCAGCCGGGCTTGCGCAAGCTGCCCTGCAAGCTTGTGGTCCGGCAATCTTGTGGTGGGGCCGGTACGCCTGCCTAA
- a CDS encoding carbohydrate ABC transporter permease produces the protein MTISGIASPSPRRRKRKRSGWRGLLYIAPAMALVTVFFVLPVLFTVWMSLHKWPLLGKPAWIGFGNYVRMVSDARFMTALGFTAHYTIIVTLAIFAVAFPLAIFVEKQRPLVPAYRTIIFLPVVVGLASASLLWVWLANVDSGLFAPLMQWLGLTNGRINLLAGFDTAFLTIIVMVVWKIAGFTMIILLTGLQAIPAELTEAARIDGARRWQRFRYLTLPLMRRTMALALILSVTGSILAFDQFYIMTSGGPQNRMISVVYYIFIQSFVSFNLGYGAALSIALLAILVAISIFQLWLLKVGDERP, from the coding sequence ATGACGATCTCGGGCATCGCATCCCCGTCGCCGCGTCGCAGGAAGAGGAAGCGTTCCGGCTGGCGCGGCCTACTCTACATCGCGCCCGCGATGGCGCTGGTCACGGTATTCTTTGTCCTGCCGGTGCTCTTCACCGTCTGGATGAGCCTGCACAAATGGCCATTGCTCGGAAAGCCGGCCTGGATCGGCTTCGGCAACTATGTGCGCATGGTAAGCGACGCACGCTTCATGACGGCGCTCGGCTTTACGGCACATTATACGATCATCGTCACCCTCGCGATCTTCGCCGTGGCCTTTCCGCTGGCGATTTTCGTCGAAAAACAGCGGCCGCTGGTTCCCGCCTATCGAACGATCATCTTTCTGCCGGTCGTCGTGGGGCTGGCCTCGGCCTCGCTGCTCTGGGTTTGGCTCGCCAATGTCGACAGCGGCCTCTTTGCCCCGCTTATGCAATGGCTCGGGCTGACCAATGGCCGCATCAACCTGCTTGCCGGTTTCGATACGGCCTTCTTGACCATCATTGTCATGGTTGTCTGGAAGATTGCCGGCTTCACCATGATCATCCTGCTGACAGGGCTCCAGGCGATACCGGCGGAACTGACGGAGGCCGCCCGTATCGACGGCGCCCGCCGGTGGCAACGCTTCCGCTATCTGACCCTGCCGCTGATGCGACGAACCATGGCACTGGCGCTGATCCTGTCGGTGACCGGCTCCATCCTTGCCTTCGACCAGTTCTACATCATGACCAGCGGCGGTCCGCAAAACCGGATGATTTCCGTCGTCTATTACATCTTCATCCAGTCCTTCGTGTCCTTCAATCTGGGCTACGGCGCGGCACTTTCGATCGCGTTGCTCGCCATCCTCGTCGCCATCAGCATCTTCCAGCTCTGGCTGCTCAAAGTGGGGGATGAGAGGCCATGA
- a CDS encoding ABC transporter substrate-binding protein → MLKRLLAATTLAYGLGLSVASAEMISMWVRSGIGDSFKEVVTAYNAAGEDKVELTEVPFSELVQKYATAIAGGQAPDALSLDLIYTPAFAAAGQLEDLSEWAKSLPYFNALSPSHVKLGTYEDKIYGLPLSVETSILAWNKELYRKAGLDPEKAPKTWEEITANAEKIRALGGDTYGFYFSGGGCGGCMIFTFTPLVWGAGVDILSADSKKATLDTPQMRKAIDIYRNLVAKDTVPAGSASDNGVNFLTFTNGKIGQQSIGAFAIGTLVTQHPEIDFGVTLIPGVDGKPSSFAGGDNFVVTKGTPKLETVKKFLEFTYSMEGQKIMAKYGSLPTRGDIAGEVLEGLDPRLKVGIDAIAVAKTPYTLQFNDLINSSNGPWATFINAAIYGEDVDGAFSNAQSEMQSIIDAGQ, encoded by the coding sequence GTGTTGAAGAGATTGCTTGCCGCAACGACGCTCGCCTACGGGCTGGGGCTCTCCGTTGCTTCTGCCGAAATGATCAGCATGTGGGTTCGCTCCGGCATCGGCGACTCCTTCAAGGAAGTCGTCACGGCCTACAATGCTGCCGGTGAGGACAAGGTGGAACTGACCGAAGTTCCCTTTTCCGAGCTTGTGCAGAAATACGCCACCGCTATCGCCGGCGGACAGGCGCCGGATGCGCTATCGCTCGACCTGATCTACACGCCGGCCTTCGCCGCCGCCGGGCAGCTGGAAGACCTGAGCGAATGGGCGAAATCGCTCCCTTATTTCAACGCGCTCTCGCCGTCGCATGTCAAGCTCGGGACCTATGAGGACAAGATCTACGGTCTGCCGCTTTCGGTCGAGACCTCGATCCTCGCCTGGAACAAGGAGCTCTACCGCAAGGCCGGCCTCGATCCGGAAAAAGCGCCGAAGACCTGGGAGGAGATTACGGCCAACGCCGAGAAGATCCGCGCGCTCGGCGGCGACACCTACGGCTTCTACTTCTCCGGCGGCGGCTGCGGCGGCTGCATGATCTTCACCTTCACGCCGCTGGTCTGGGGGGCGGGGGTAGACATCCTCTCTGCCGACAGCAAGAAGGCGACGCTCGACACGCCTCAGATGCGCAAGGCGATCGACATCTACCGCAATCTCGTCGCCAAGGACACGGTTCCCGCTGGTTCTGCGAGCGACAACGGCGTCAATTTCCTGACCTTCACAAACGGCAAGATCGGCCAGCAGAGCATCGGTGCGTTCGCCATAGGCACGCTCGTCACCCAGCATCCGGAGATCGACTTCGGCGTCACGCTGATCCCGGGCGTCGACGGCAAGCCCTCGTCGTTTGCCGGCGGCGACAACTTCGTCGTCACCAAGGGAACGCCGAAGCTGGAGACGGTCAAGAAGTTCCTCGAATTCACCTATTCGATGGAGGGCCAGAAGATCATGGCGAAATACGGCAGCCTGCCGACTCGCGGCGACATCGCCGGTGAGGTTCTCGAAGGGTTGGATCCGCGCCTCAAGGTCGGCATCGATGCCATCGCAGTCGCAAAGACGCCCTATACGCTGCAGTTCAACGACCTGATCAACAGCTCGAACGGCCCTTGGGCCACCTTCATCAATGCGGCGATCTACGGCGAGGACGTCGACGGCGCCTTCTCGAATGCGCAATCCGAGATGCAGTCGATTATCGACGCGGGCCAGTAG
- a CDS encoding glycoside hydrolase family 127 protein: MSKKDRQFRPVAVPDVRVGGFWGKWQDAVCNATAEILLDRCVEAGMLRAVDVNHPNPGIVIPIQSWGGTTQMFWDSDLAKSIETIAYSLYRKPNPRLEARADEIIDMYERLQDKDGYLNTWFQRVQPDRRWTNLRDHHELYCAGHLIEAAVAYFQATGKSKLLDVMCRFADYMIDIFGHGEGQIPGYCGHQEIELALVKLARVTGETKYLDLSKFFIDERGQEPHFFTEEAIRDGRSPKDYVHKTHEYSQSHEPVRQQKKVVGHAVRAMYMYSGMADLATEYKDDTLTDALETLWDDLTTKQMYVTGGIGPSARNEGFTDYYDLPNDTAYAETCASVALVFWASRMLGRGPNRRFADIMEQALYNGALSGLSLDGKTFFYDNPLESTGKHHRWRWHNCPCCPPNIARLVASVGAYMYGVATDEIAVHLYGESTARLELDGSNVTLRQVTNYPWEGAVSIRLELEEPRQFALSLRIPEWADGASISVNGSGIDLEHVTLDGYARIEREWSDGDAVSIDLPLKLRPQFANPKVRQDAGRIALLRGPLVYCAEEIDNGGDLNAIVVPEDLPETTSTTLEDLEGAVAVELPVEREDTADWGAALYRPTPAARRPARLRLVPYHLWDNRAPGEMLVWLQAEKCGG, encoded by the coding sequence ATGAGTAAGAAGGACCGTCAGTTCAGGCCCGTGGCCGTTCCGGATGTCCGGGTCGGGGGATTCTGGGGCAAGTGGCAGGATGCCGTCTGCAATGCCACGGCCGAGATCCTGCTTGACCGCTGCGTCGAAGCGGGAATGCTGCGCGCCGTCGACGTCAATCATCCCAACCCCGGCATCGTCATCCCCATTCAGTCCTGGGGCGGAACGACACAGATGTTCTGGGACAGCGACCTGGCGAAGTCGATCGAAACCATTGCCTACTCGCTCTATCGCAAGCCCAATCCGCGGCTGGAGGCCAGGGCCGATGAGATCATCGACATGTATGAACGGCTGCAGGATAAGGACGGCTATCTGAATACCTGGTTCCAGAGGGTGCAGCCGGATCGGCGCTGGACCAACCTGCGCGATCACCACGAGCTCTATTGCGCCGGGCACCTGATCGAGGCGGCAGTCGCCTATTTCCAGGCGACCGGAAAAAGCAAGCTGCTCGACGTGATGTGCCGTTTTGCCGACTACATGATCGACATATTCGGCCACGGCGAAGGGCAGATTCCCGGTTATTGCGGTCACCAGGAGATCGAGCTTGCGCTCGTCAAGCTGGCGCGCGTGACCGGCGAGACGAAGTATCTCGATCTTTCGAAGTTCTTCATCGACGAGCGTGGCCAGGAGCCGCACTTCTTCACGGAAGAGGCGATCCGCGATGGGCGTTCACCGAAGGATTACGTGCATAAGACCCACGAGTATAGCCAATCCCATGAGCCGGTGCGCCAGCAGAAGAAGGTCGTCGGCCACGCGGTGCGCGCTATGTACATGTATTCCGGCATGGCCGATCTGGCGACCGAGTATAAGGACGACACGCTCACCGACGCGCTCGAAACGCTCTGGGACGACCTGACGACCAAGCAGATGTATGTGACGGGCGGCATCGGCCCTTCAGCCAGAAATGAAGGCTTCACCGACTATTACGACCTGCCGAACGACACCGCCTATGCCGAGACCTGCGCCTCGGTCGCCCTGGTCTTCTGGGCGAGCCGCATGCTCGGACGCGGACCGAACCGGCGCTTTGCCGACATCATGGAACAGGCGCTCTACAACGGGGCGCTCAGCGGCCTTTCGCTCGACGGCAAGACCTTCTTCTATGACAATCCACTGGAGAGCACCGGCAAGCATCATCGTTGGAGATGGCACAATTGCCCCTGTTGCCCGCCGAACATTGCCCGGCTTGTCGCCTCGGTAGGCGCCTACATGTACGGTGTGGCGACCGACGAAATCGCGGTGCATCTCTATGGGGAGAGCACGGCGCGGCTGGAACTGGACGGCTCGAACGTCACGTTGCGGCAGGTCACCAACTATCCGTGGGAGGGTGCGGTTTCGATCCGGCTCGAACTCGAAGAGCCGAGGCAATTCGCCCTGTCCTTGCGCATTCCGGAATGGGCCGACGGCGCCAGCATCTCGGTAAATGGAAGCGGTATCGACCTCGAACACGTCACGCTGGACGGCTATGCTCGCATCGAGCGCGAATGGTCCGATGGCGACGCGGTTTCGATTGACTTGCCGCTGAAACTGCGTCCGCAATTCGCCAATCCAAAGGTCCGGCAGGATGCCGGCCGCATTGCACTGTTGCGCGGGCCTCTGGTCTATTGTGCCGAGGAGATCGATAATGGCGGCGATCTCAACGCCATCGTCGTGCCGGAGGATCTGCCTGAAACGACGTCGACGACCCTGGAGGACCTCGAGGGTGCGGTCGCCGTCGAACTGCCGGTCGAGCGCGAGGATACGGCGGACTGGGGGGCCGCGCTCTATCGCCCGACGCCGGCGGCAAGGCGCCCCGCGCGGCTGCGCCTGGTGCCCTACCACCTCTGGGACAATCGCGCACCGGGCGAAATGCTCGTCTGGCTGCAAGCCGAGAAGTGTGGCGGCTAG
- a CDS encoding Thivi_2564 family membrane protein, translating to MSLLISVLVTFLVVILVLYLVNRLPLDGRTKQIVQAIVIIIGVLSLLRYLAVF from the coding sequence ATGTCCTTACTGATCAGCGTGCTTGTGACATTTCTCGTCGTCATCCTGGTGCTTTACCTCGTCAACCGGCTTCCGCTGGACGGACGCACCAAGCAAATCGTCCAAGCCATCGTGATCATTATCGGCGTCTTGTCGTTGCTGAGATATCTCGCGGTATTCTAG
- a CDS encoding response regulator transcription factor translates to MALRNVAERGEIGAGAFAYGKRRAEPRRVILIVSSAGSVSERLIEATEREFPWVLVEQVDDVDAACRTFSHPVSLLLVDIGLMKDVEGASTRILRLHPQSLTAVIEPHGHGQNSSFAEILGSPLVRGMLPMNVKLDVWLSVIRLMLCGGAYFPPELMLQASRSGPPLPSHNGVSAGARIEGDGVAELTARELQILEMVSRGLQNKLIAAEFRLSEHTVKIHLHNIITKLGAHNRTEAAARYRNFQDRKSSALKEFRSTI, encoded by the coding sequence ATGGCTTTGCGAAACGTGGCTGAGCGGGGTGAGATTGGGGCCGGGGCGTTTGCATACGGAAAACGGCGGGCCGAGCCCCGACGCGTCATTCTGATCGTATCGAGCGCCGGAAGTGTTTCGGAGCGGTTGATCGAGGCGACGGAACGCGAATTTCCATGGGTGCTCGTCGAACAGGTCGACGATGTCGATGCGGCATGCCGGACCTTCTCGCATCCGGTGTCGTTGCTTCTTGTCGACATCGGCCTGATGAAGGACGTTGAGGGAGCCTCGACACGAATTTTGCGCTTGCATCCGCAATCTCTTACGGCCGTCATCGAGCCGCATGGACATGGCCAGAATTCGTCCTTCGCCGAGATTCTGGGGTCGCCCCTGGTCCGTGGCATGCTGCCTATGAACGTCAAGCTTGATGTATGGCTGTCGGTGATCCGGCTGATGCTTTGCGGCGGCGCGTATTTTCCGCCCGAGCTCATGCTTCAGGCAAGCAGAAGCGGCCCCCCGTTGCCGTCCCATAACGGGGTTTCCGCGGGCGCGCGGATTGAGGGCGATGGCGTTGCCGAGTTGACGGCTCGCGAACTGCAGATTCTCGAGATGGTTTCACGCGGGCTGCAGAACAAGCTCATTGCGGCTGAATTTCGGTTGTCGGAACACACCGTGAAGATCCATTTGCACAACATCATCACCAAGCTGGGTGCTCATAACCGAACTGAGGCAGCGGCCAGGTACCGCAACTTTCAGGACCGGAAATCATCGGCGCTCAAGGAGTTCCGCTCCACGATCTGA
- a CDS encoding carbohydrate ABC transporter permease → MRTRRELRARKALRDRIAYHGIGIGTAFFFLAPFVIGFLASFRPSSESGLPPLPPWPVSGISFDAYRILDGFGSGVLQHTMNSLVVSLGTVVLTVVVSVLAGYGFSRYRFPLKNALFVLIIATLMIPFQSILTPLFIILARLGLNNSLFGLMLVYVTLQLPFSVFMMRNAFDAVPKEIEEAARIDGARDLKLLVRVLLPLVMPGVATVSIFAFLNAWNEFLAALVLLSSNENYTLPVLMMAVRAGRLGTINWGAVQAGVAVMVVPCLIVFLLLQRYYMRGLMAGAVK, encoded by the coding sequence ATGAGGACGCGCCGCGAACTCCGCGCCCGCAAGGCGCTGCGCGATCGGATCGCCTATCACGGGATCGGCATCGGCACGGCCTTCTTCTTCCTGGCGCCGTTCGTCATCGGCTTCTTGGCATCGTTTCGGCCGAGCAGCGAATCCGGCTTGCCGCCGCTGCCGCCATGGCCGGTCTCGGGCATCAGCTTCGATGCCTATCGCATCCTCGACGGCTTCGGCTCCGGCGTCCTGCAGCACACGATGAATTCGCTGGTGGTGTCGCTCGGGACTGTGGTCTTGACCGTCGTCGTCAGCGTGCTTGCCGGCTATGGCTTCTCGCGCTACCGCTTTCCGTTGAAGAACGCGCTGTTCGTGCTGATCATCGCGACGCTGATGATCCCGTTCCAGTCGATCCTGACACCGCTCTTCATCATCCTGGCGCGGCTGGGACTCAACAATTCGCTGTTCGGCCTGATGCTCGTCTATGTCACGCTGCAGCTGCCGTTCTCGGTCTTCATGATGCGCAACGCCTTCGACGCCGTGCCGAAGGAGATCGAAGAGGCGGCTCGCATCGACGGCGCGCGCGACCTGAAGCTGCTGGTGCGGGTGCTGTTGCCTTTGGTGATGCCCGGCGTCGCTACGGTGTCGATCTTTGCGTTCCTCAATGCCTGGAACGAGTTCCTCGCCGCCCTGGTGCTGCTCTCGAGCAACGAAAACTACACGCTGCCGGTCCTGATGATGGCCGTGCGCGCCGGCCGTCTAGGGACCATCAACTGGGGCGCCGTACAAGCGGGGGTCGCCGTCATGGTGGTACCCTGCCTCATCGTCTTCCTACTGCTGCAACGCTATTACATGCGCGGGCTGATGGCCGGCGCGGTCAAATAA
- a CDS encoding AraC family transcriptional regulator: MDRISIAATSFRGFDPDELAAVLSTPASPIKVERLSGEALSFDCEFFSTGTISFGSCAYEGELECKRQAASDKLLIFLPTRGAALFEPSGREIWSRPGQGTIVDGARNESVRLYGPRRHLTLFIDHRKIANHLINMLERTISGNLEFHPHIDLTAGPGLALAQLVETTCSGLRGDAPLRQSPLALASLGDAVTHLILEAAPHRYSDQLSSPVPLPAPRHVKWAIDFMHAHIAEPITMADIAAAAKVSVRTLQQGFRQFRLTTPMAYLHELRLTAAHQDLMNTHEAQSVADIALKWGFTHLGRFAADYRKRFGLLPSQTMRSGKR; encoded by the coding sequence GTGGACAGGATTTCTATTGCAGCCACGTCGTTTCGCGGCTTCGATCCGGACGAACTCGCAGCCGTCCTGTCCACGCCCGCTTCCCCAATCAAGGTCGAGAGGCTGAGCGGTGAAGCTCTTTCGTTTGACTGCGAATTCTTTTCGACGGGGACGATATCATTCGGCAGCTGCGCCTATGAAGGCGAATTGGAGTGCAAACGGCAGGCGGCAAGCGACAAGCTGCTGATTTTTCTGCCGACACGAGGAGCCGCCCTGTTTGAACCCAGCGGCAGGGAAATCTGGTCGCGGCCCGGCCAGGGAACGATCGTCGATGGGGCGCGCAACGAAAGCGTCCGGCTATATGGTCCCCGTCGACACCTCACCTTGTTCATCGATCACCGCAAGATCGCCAACCATCTGATCAACATGCTGGAGCGGACGATCAGCGGCAATCTCGAATTCCACCCGCATATCGATCTCACCGCGGGACCAGGGCTGGCCCTGGCACAACTTGTCGAAACTACATGCAGCGGTCTGCGGGGTGACGCCCCCCTGCGGCAATCCCCCTTGGCTCTTGCGTCGCTCGGCGATGCGGTAACCCACCTCATACTGGAAGCCGCACCGCACCGCTACTCGGACCAGCTGTCCAGCCCCGTACCCCTGCCGGCGCCGCGACATGTGAAATGGGCGATCGATTTCATGCATGCGCACATCGCGGAGCCGATCACCATGGCTGATATTGCTGCGGCGGCGAAGGTGAGCGTCCGCACCCTGCAGCAGGGATTTCGACAGTTCCGCCTGACCACGCCCATGGCTTATCTGCATGAATTGCGATTGACCGCCGCCCACCAGGATCTCATGAACACACATGAGGCCCAAAGCGTCGCCGACATCGCGCTGAAATGGGGATTCACCCATCTTGGCCGGTTTGCAGCCGACTACAGGAAGCGCTTTGGCCTGTTGCCTTCGCAAACGATGCGAAGCGGCAAGCGCTGA